A genomic window from Punica granatum isolate Tunisia-2019 chromosome 2, ASM765513v2, whole genome shotgun sequence includes:
- the LOC116194494 gene encoding oleosin 1-like, with translation MAEHQAHGQHQPRSHQVVKAATAVTAGGSLLVLSGLTLAGTVIALTIATPLLVIFSPVLVPAVITVALLTMGFLASGGFGVAALTVLSWIYRYVTGKHPPGADQIDHARMKLASKAREMKDRAEQFGQQHLTTGQQQQTS, from the coding sequence ATGGCAGAACACCAAGCTCACGGCCAGCACCAGCCCCGTTCCCACCAGGTTGTCAAGGCTGCCACCGCCGTCACTGCTGGCGGCTCCCTCCTCGTTCTCTCCGGCCTGACTTTGGCTGGCACCGTGATAGCTCTCACGATCGCTACCCCTCTTCTGGTGATATTCAGTCCCGTGCTGGTCCCCGCAGTGATCACGGTGGCCTTACTGACCATGGGGTTCCTTGCCTCGGGCGGCTTCGGGGTGGCTGCTTTGACGGTGCTCTCCTGGATATACAGGTACGTCACCGGGAAGCACCCGCCGGGAGCTGACCAGATCGACCATGCCAGGATGAAGCTCGCCAGCAAGGCCAGGGAGATGAAGGACCGTGCCGAGCAGTTCGGTCAGCAGCATCTCACCACCGGCCAGCAACAACAAACTTCCTAA